The Argopecten irradians isolate NY chromosome 6, Ai_NY, whole genome shotgun sequence genome has a window encoding:
- the LOC138326524 gene encoding CXXC motif containing zinc binding protein-like: MVKIGLELKADLELVTNLRPDGEDFRWYIKVKCFNCGECTTEYQYLSLAESSPLKGGRGSASLVMKCKLCGRENSIDIIADSIKPYDIDHSGKFKTIVVFDCRGMEPVDFSPRVSPTAIDIYIKNQVSVTGPLGLLLVSVVTKIVSECSSHQSDNMTLTTHAHGMTIKPTFSTVLFHLFQDWADYDEKQKEAVGVYNIEHRFKKV, encoded by the exons ATGGTG AAAATTGGTCTTGAGTTAAAGGCAGATTTGGAGTTGGTTACCAATTTGCGACCAGACGGAGAAGATTTTAGATGGTATATCAAA GTGAAATGTTTCAATTGTGGTGAATGTACAACTGAATATCAGTATCTTTCATTAGCA GAAAGCTCACCTTTAAAAGGTGGGAGAGGTTCAGCAAGTCTGGTAATGAAGTGTAAATTGTGTGGCAGAGAAAACTCGATAG acatAATAGCAGATTCTATAAAACCTTATGACATAGACCACAGTGGAAAGTTCAAAACTATAGTTGTGTTTGATTGTCGAGGCATGGAACCTGTGGACTTCTCTCCTAGAGTAAGCCCAACCgccatagatatatacat aaaaaaccaggtgagtgttacaggccctctgggcctcttgttagtgAGTGTAGTTACTAAGATTGTTAGTGAGTGTTCTAGTCACCAGTCTGATAACATGACCCTGACTACTCATGCTCATGGAATGACTATTAAACCAACCTTTAGTACAGTTTTATTCCATCTTTTTCAGGACTGGGCTGACTATGATGAAAAGCAAAAAGAGGCTGTAGGAGTGTATAATATTGAACACAGGTTTAAAAAGGTTTAG
- the LOC138325932 gene encoding uncharacterized protein C6orf62 homolog, protein MGDPHNRKNLAVSRLRHQLRKKRESLADHFDFKMYIAFHFKEKKKNCALFEVAEVVPVMTNNYEDSILRGVKEEAYTYESSKELLEKDVVQLHAPRWQSMRRDVLGCTTEMDFFLWPRSDIDKIECMLFSKWKGDESPFKPIQVLNTPGVDVYK, encoded by the exons ATGGGTGATCCACACAACAGGAAAAATCTTGCTGTTAGCCGTTTGAGGCATCAATTGAGAAAGAAGAGGGAATCTTTGGCAGACCACTTTGATTTCAAGATGTACATTGCTTTCCATTTCAAGGAAAAg aagAAGAATTGTGCCTTGTTTGAAGTTGCTGAAGTGGTACCAGTTATGACTAATAACTATGAAGATAGTATTCTTAGAGGGGTAAAg GAAGAAGCCTATACATATGAAAGTTCTAAAGAGCTTTTAGAAAAAGATGTTGTACAATTACACGCACCGAGATGGCAGTCTATGAGAAGG GATGTTTTGGGATGCACCACAGAAATGGACTTTTTTCTTTGGCCTCGCAGCGACATAGACAAAATAGAGTGTATGCTCTTCTCCAAGTGGAAGGGAGACGAGAGTCCATTCAAACCGATACAGGTATTAAATACTCCAGGTGTTGATGTCTATAAATAG